The Bacteroidales bacterium genome segment TCGGAGTTCGGGCAATTCCGAGCATGGTATTCTATCAGGTTCCTCAATCGGAACAAATACGAGTAAATCAATCTCAGGCATTACGGCTTCAAGCATTTGATAGAAAGCCTGAATATCTCTCAATCCGCCGACACCTTGGATATACGCAAACAAATCGATAGGACAGCGATCGAAAATGGCATTGTTGCCACTTGCCGATATTTGTTTTATAGAATACTCGAACTGCTCGATATAATCGTCAATCGTTGGTGTTTCGGAAAACAGATGGCCCCGCTCTTCCAGCTCATAATAAGGTTCGGAGTAGAACTCGTAATCAGGGAGCAACTTTTGCAACTCCTCAACTATTGTTGTTTTTCCAACACAATGTGAACCTGTTACTGCTATTCTCATATTTAATTTTCTATAATTTAAGTGATTACTTTCCGATAATCGCCGTCGCTCTTTTTTATAAATCCATTGCTTAACAATGCTTTTACCGAGAAAATATTTTCTTCGGAAGGGTCAGCCGCTATTTCGCGTCCGCCCGTTTCAATGATTAATTCTTCTAACTTCCGTATTACTATCTTGCTGATTCCTTTATTCAAATACTCTTCTTCGCCAATCAGATATCCTATTTCAAAAGTATGATTCTTTTCTGCAACATCTCCGTACAAATACTCAAAATCGTGTCCTTTTTCCTCAATACCTTTCAAGAAAAAGCAATCGGCAAAGAGGCAATATCCAATTTTCCGGTTGTTGTGATAAACAATAAAATGCTTCAAGAAATCGTATTTGCCGTCTTTATTGGATACCTCATCCGACCAAGCTTCTCTTTGTTCTTCTCCGTCAGGACACAACCTTTTGTAGATATATTCTTTATCCAACCATTTCTCAAATAAGGAAATATCTTCGTTTTGAAGAGGTTTTATTGTGATTTCGTTTGCGTTTATTGCCATTAAAAATCCCTTCTTTCATTCCCAATTTTCATTCAACACAGCGTAAATCACATCGTCAACCCATTTCCCATTTACAAACAGACTTCGAACGAAGTGGGCTTCTTTCCTGAAACCAAGTCTTTCTACTAATCGGATGGAACTTACATTATCATGATCTATTGAAGCTATTATCCGGTGCTTTTCCAATACCTTGAACAGATAGTTAATAACTTCCCTCATCGCTTCGGCAGCATAACCCGCATGCTGAAATTTCCCATTCAACGTACATCCGATTTCAACTTGTTTATTTTGTGCATCAAAAAAATGAATACCTATATCCCCGATTATTTTTTGGTCATCTTTTCTAAGAATAACGTATTGAAACCATGTTCCCTGTTCATTAATCCGAAAAGAAGTCTTTTTTATAAAAGTTTCAACATCTTCAACCGTTTGAGGAATCCAGCCTTGATATTTATTTGCTTCCGTATCCGAACGGTACTCAAATACCTCGGTTTTGTCATCAAGTTTAATCGGCCTTATTATTAACCGTTCTGTTTCCATTGGTTTCATTTTTTTACCGCATCTTTATATTTATCCGCTATAGGACGTTCAGAATAAACATAAACCAGATTGCCGATCGGATCGAGCAAGCTAAAAGCACGATCGCCCCACTCGTGGTCGGTAATTTTTTCTACAAACGATAGATTCAATGGTTTAAGTTGGTTGTAACAAACATCTACATCTTCAACCGATAAGTTGAGAGTTACGCCGCCGCCGAATTGAGGGCGATTCATTTCCCCATTGTGCCCTTGAAAGGATAGAAACAGCGGTATATCACTTTCGAGGCGAATCATAACGTACCAATCGGCATCGAAGGCAACGGTTGCACCGAAGTATTTACTGTAAAAATCAATACACTCTTTTATTTTATCAGTATGAAATGTAATGGATAGGTCTTTGAGTTTCATGTGAGTTTGTTTATGTTTTTCAACATTGATTATAATAAATCGGCCTGATAAATTCTCGATTCTTCTCCCCAAGGATGATAACCTTGTCCGATATAACGGAATCCGTATTTTTCATAATAACCAATATGACTTGTACTGAGGTATAGATTACTAAAACCTGATTTCAAGCTGTCTTCTTTTGCTTTATCCAAAAGAAGAGAACCGTATGCATTACCTCTGTGATTTTCATCAATGAAAACGGCGCATATCCACGGATATAAATCCATACGACTGATAAAATCGTTTGTTATTAAGCCTGCACAACCGATTATTTCATTTTCTTTCTCCAATAAATACCATTGAGGTAACGGACTTGATGCTGTGAGACTATGAGTAATGCTGTCATCATATATTATGCGTGAAACGGATGACCACTTACTGCTGATATAATCTACCGCAACATCTTTGTATTCGGGATTTTCTCTGACTGATATTATTTTCATTATTATAAATTTCTTGTTGCCGTATATTATTTCGGAGAAAGACCGTTTGTGTAATACTGGTAACTTTCTTCTATTATTTCAGGAGTGTCTGCCTCTAAAGCATACAAAATCTCACGACAAAAATCCAAGGGTGCAGTTCCGTTAGCGGTAACAATATTTCTGTCTCTTACGGCTTGTTTGTTGACGTAGTCGGCTTCTCCTGTATATTTCTCTCCGGCAAACTGTTTCAGATAATCCAATCCGTTGCTTGTATGCTTTACATTGTTAAGATAACCGTTCGCACCAAGAAATACCGAAGCGTTACAAATTCCGGCAACCAATTTATTTTCCTTGATTGCTCTCTCAACAAGCGGAATAATCTTTTCCGCTTCAGGCGAAAACCAATGCATTCCGCCAATCAATATCAATCCGGCGAAATCACCCGGTATATCATTCAAGTCATAGTCGGGTAATATCCTGAATCCGCCTATCGAAACAACGGGGTCTTTTGTTACGGACATTGTCTTTACTGTGTATCTGACCGGACTTCCGGGCTTTACTCCCAAATTTAAACAGGTAGCAATATAAGCTCCTTCCCAATCGGCAAACTCGTTTAAGAGTACGAAAATTACTTCTTTTTTATTCATCTTATTTTTATTTTATTACTTTTTCTAACCAATTTCTCAAATAATCCAATTGTTCTTTTGTGTGGAAATAATGTTCGCCATTTTCCATAATATCAACTTCACAATTATGCGTAATTGCAAACGAATCCAAAATACTTTTATCTGTCAGATTATCATTTTCTCCATATAAAATGAATGTTTTACTATTCCATTTTTTAACCGGATGGTTTCTAACATATTGGTAATAATCCCAAGACAGTGTTTCGCCAAAAGAAGTTGCAATTTCCCTTTTGTCTTTCAATTCATCTTCTGAAACATTTGCCCATTTCATCATATTCCGAATCAATTGCTCCATATCTAAAATAGGAGAAAGGAAAAGGCATTTGTCTAAAATGATATTTTGATAAGCCGACAAACTGAAATAAGCTCCCAAACTACAAGCATACAGCGAAATACTTTTATATTTATCTTGAACGAATGAATAAATTCCGTTCAAGTCGGAAACGGCATTTTGAACCGTACACGGATATGATTCATTTAATCGTTCTCCATGCTCAGGTAAATCAAAGCTCAGAACTTGATAACCTGATTTTTCTGCTATGTATGCAAAATGTTCGGCTTCTTCTTTTCCGGAATGTTTACCGTGTACATACAAGTATAACTTATCCGAAGCGAAGCCATACAGTATAGCAGAAATATTGTTTATTTTAATTTTATTTTGCC includes the following:
- a CDS encoding alpha/beta hydrolase: MNRQNKIKINNISAILYGFASDKLYLYVHGKHSGKEEAEHFAYIAEKSGYQVLSFDLPEHGERLNESYPCTVQNAVSDLNGIYSFVQDKYKSISLYACSLGAYFSLSAYQNIILDKCLFLSPILDMEQLIRNMMKWANVSEDELKDKREIATSFGETLSWDYYQYVRNHPVKKWNSKTFILYGENDNLTDKSILDSFAITHNCEVDIMENGEHYFHTKEQLDYLRNWLEKVIK
- a CDS encoding GNAT family N-acetyltransferase — translated: METERLIIRPIKLDDKTEVFEYRSDTEANKYQGWIPQTVEDVETFIKKTSFRINEQGTWFQYVILRKDDQKIIGDIGIHFFDAQNKQVEIGCTLNGKFQHAGYAAEAMREVINYLFKVLEKHRIIASIDHDNVSSIRLVERLGFRKEAHFVRSLFVNGKWVDDVIYAVLNENWE
- a CDS encoding GNAT family N-acetyltransferase; this translates as MKIISVRENPEYKDVAVDYISSKWSSVSRIIYDDSITHSLTASSPLPQWYLLEKENEIIGCAGLITNDFISRMDLYPWICAVFIDENHRGNAYGSLLLDKAKEDSLKSGFSNLYLSTSHIGYYEKYGFRYIGQGYHPWGEESRIYQADLL
- a CDS encoding ATP-binding protein, giving the protein MRIAVTGSHCVGKTTIVEELQKLLPDYEFYSEPYYELEERGHLFSETPTIDDYIEQFEYSIKQISASGNNAIFDRCPIDLFAYIQGVGGLRDIQAFYQMLEAVMPEIDLLVFVPIEEPDRIPCSELPELRQEVNEILLELIEELGIETIEVHGGISQRLNQIRGKI
- a CDS encoding GNAT family N-acetyltransferase, with translation MAINANEITIKPLQNEDISLFEKWLDKEYIYKRLCPDGEEQREAWSDEVSNKDGKYDFLKHFIVYHNNRKIGYCLFADCFFLKGIEEKGHDFEYLYGDVAEKNHTFEIGYLIGEEEYLNKGISKIVIRKLEELIIETGGREIAADPSEENIFSVKALLSNGFIKKSDGDYRKVIT
- a CDS encoding VOC family protein; the protein is MKLKDLSITFHTDKIKECIDFYSKYFGATVAFDADWYVMIRLESDIPLFLSFQGHNGEMNRPQFGGGVTLNLSVEDVDVCYNQLKPLNLSFVEKITDHEWGDRAFSLLDPIGNLVYVYSERPIADKYKDAVKK
- a CDS encoding glutamine amidotransferase; translated protein: MNKKEVIFVLLNEFADWEGAYIATCLNLGVKPGSPVRYTVKTMSVTKDPVVSIGGFRILPDYDLNDIPGDFAGLILIGGMHWFSPEAEKIIPLVERAIKENKLVAGICNASVFLGANGYLNNVKHTSNGLDYLKQFAGEKYTGEADYVNKQAVRDRNIVTANGTAPLDFCREILYALEADTPEIIEESYQYYTNGLSPK